A stretch of DNA from Maridesulfovibrio sp.:
CGTGATTCTGCGTAAACGCATTGAAGAGATCGGTTACATGGATGAGGCCATGTGCACCCGTTACGGTGCAAGCGGACCTGTTGTCCGCGGGGCCGGGGTCAAGTTCGATACCCGCGTTGCGGAACCTTATTCCATCTATGACCGTTTCGACTGGGAAGTGCCGGTATATCACGAGGCTGATTCAATGGCCCGCTACATGGTTCGCATGGACGAAATCAAGCAGAGCCTGAGGATAGTCGAGCAGGCTCTGGATCAGATTCCCGAAGGTGAACATATAATCAAGAAAGCCCCGAAACCGACATGGAAACCTCCGGTAGGTGAAGCCTATTTTTCCACCGAAGGCGCCCGGGGCAAGGTCGGGGTTCACGTGGTAAGCGACGGCAGCAAGAATCCGTACCGGATCAAGCTGCGCGCACCAGGATTTTCCAACCTGTCCCTGTTCGCCGAATGTGCGAAAGGAACAATGCTGGCAGATGCAGTCGCCATTCTCGGCAGTCTGGACATGGTAATACCCGAAATCGACAGGTAGACAGGAGTTTCAAATGTCTCAAATTCCCGTTGAACTCGTTAAACTGCTCATCGCACTGGTGGCGGTTGCTGCATTTGTGGGCCTGAACGGGCTGGTACTGGTCTACCTTGAGCGTAAAATCGCCGGGCATGTCCAGCGCAGGCCCGGGCCGTATGAAGTCGGTCCGCATGGAATACTCCAGCCTCTGGCCGACGCAGCCAAACTTATCGGAAAACAGCTGTTTACTCCGACAGGAGCGGACAAGCTGCTCTTCTGGGCGGCACCGGTTCTTTCCTTTCTTCCGGTGTTGCTTCTCTTCCTCCCCATCCCTTTCGGTCCCATTGCGACCGGAATGGAAATGAACCTCGGCCTGCTTCTCATTCTGGCCTTCTCCGGCCTGAATGTCCTCGCCCTATGTCTGGCAGGCTGGGGTTCTAACAACAAATGGGGGATTCTCGGTGCGGCAAGGGCGGTGGCCCAATCCGTTGCCTATGAGATTCCCCTGCTGCTTTCGGTGCTGGCAATAGCCTTCATGACCGGGAGCCTGAATCTGAGCACGGTGGTTGAAGGGCAGGGAGGCTGGCCCTGGCAGTGGAACGCTTTTGTGCAGCCGCTTGCTTTCATCATCTATTTTGTCAGTGCCCTCGGCGAAACAAACCGGGCGCCCTTTGACCTGCCCGAAGCGGAAAGCGAACTTACCGCAGGGTTCCATACCGAGTATTCCGGTATGGGGTTCGGTATGTTCTTCCTGGCCGAATACGCGAACATGATCGTGGTCTGTTCCGTGGCAGCGGCTCTCTTTCTCGGCGGATGGCAGGGACCGTTCTTTAACGGTTCATGGTGGTTCCTGGCCAAGGTTTACGTGCTGCTGGTGGTTATGATCTGGCTGCGCTGGACCTACCCCCGTGTGCGGTTTGACCAGCTTTTGAACATCAACTGGAAGTGGCTCATGCCCCTTGCTCTGGCGAATCTGTTCATCACTGCTTTTGTGGTCAAGCTTTAAGCTGCGGAGCATGATCGGTTTCGGAAGTGGGGAATCATTTTAAGAAAAATTCAACGTCAACTGTGGAGAAGCTTTATTGAGTCCGGACAGGCAGGGGGATGACTTAACAAATCCCGGTCCGGTTGCAGAAGGCAGCACAGGTTAAAAGGGCGGTGGAATATGAGTGCAATGAAAAAGGTGTGGGATAACGTGGCCTCGTTGTGGTCCCTGATTGTGGGGCTCAAGGTCACGGGTAAGAACTATATGGATAAGCAGGTCACCCTGCATTATCCGCGGGCCACGGTCAGTGATGCCCAGCTTGAAGGGTTCAGGGGCCCATTGGAGCTGATCGGTAAGCCCAAGACCCCTGACAAGCCGAAGTGCATAGCCTGCATGATGTGCGTTACCGCATGTCCCAGCAAATGCATAACGGTTGTAAAGGCCAAGGCTCCGAAGCCCACCGAGGCCGAACTGCAGGCCATGAAAGAGGCGGAGGAAAGGGGGGAGAAGGTCAAGAAGCCTTCGGCCCCAAAGGAACCGGCCAAATTCCTGTACGATTTCTCCCTGTGTTCGCTTTGCGGATCCTGCGTTGAAAACTGTCCTGTCAAATCCCTGCGCTATTCTTCGAATGTGTATCTTACGGGATTCAGTCGCAAGGATTTCAAGATGGACCTGCTAGCCAGGCTTGCAGACCGGGCAGGAGCCGCAAAGGAAGCCGCTGTTGAACCATCTGAAAATTCAACAAGGAAAGACTCATGATGGAACTGCTCGCAAAAATAGCTTTCGCTGTCTACGCGCTGCTGATAGTCGGCGGCGGGTGTGCCGCCGTGGGAGCCCATAGTCTGATCCGGGCCATGGCAGGGCTTATTGCCTCCCTGCTCGGCGTGGCCGGAATGTATATGCTTATGGCGGCGCCGTTTATGGCCTTCATGCAGATCCTTATCTATGTGGGGGCGGTATGCGTGCTCATCTTCTTCGCCATCATGCTCACCAGGGCTGACGACCAGGGGGTTGAATCAGGTACGCGCAGACCCGGCAAGGCCGCTCTTTCGGCTCTGACTTTCATTGCCCCGGTTTTCGTGATCGGTGTTGTACTGGCAAAGTTTCAGCCCGCATCGGTCAGCATTCCCATGGAGATCCCGCTGAAAGTGATCGGCAAGGGATTGCTGGAGGATTACCCGGTTGCATTCGAGTTGATATCGGTTGTGCTGCTGGCGGCAATGTCCGGGGCAGTATTGCTGACATTTGAAAAGAAAGGGGGGAAAGCTCAATGAGTCCTCTTCTGATGTATCAACTGGTGGCCCTGGTGCTGCTGGCGATCGGACTGTACGGGATTGTCTGGCGCAAATCCCTTGTCGGGATGCTTATTTCTGTTGAGTTGATGCTCAACGGGGCGGGGCTGTCCATAGTCGCCGCTTCGCAGCTCACAACGCCGGGAAACGGAGCAGGGCAGATTGCCGCACTTTTCGTCATGGGGCTGGCCGCAGCCGAGGCGACTCTTGTGCTGGCGATCATAGTAGTAGTTGTCAAGCGGTTCAAAACTGCCGAAACAGACGCAGTATCAAGGCTGAAAGGGTGATCTCATGACAGTTAGCACAGAATTCATCACCAGTTCGCGTGTCCTGATCCCCATCTGCATCACCTTTGTCGCTCCGTTCTTCATCTGGTTTTTCAGGAAGAATATCAACAAACGTGAGGCTGCATCCATCTGGGCCGGGATACTTACCTTCATATCGGTCGCTTCCATGATCCCCGATGTGCTGGCCGGACGTATCGTAACATATACCCTGTTCACCCTTTTTCCGGGTGTGACGGTTTCCTTCGCGGCGGACGGACTTGCTTTCGTCTTCGCACTTATAGCATCGTTTTTGTGGGTGTTCGCCACAAGCTACAACATCGGCTACATGCGCACTTTAAACGAGCATGCGCAGACCCGGTATTATTTCTGCTTCGCGGTAGCAATCTTCGGGGCGGAAGGTGTGGCCTTTTCCGGCAACATATTCACCCTCTACCTGTTCTATGAAGTAATTTCTGTATTCACCTACCCGCTGGTCGCCCATCATCAGGATGACGAAGCTTTCAACGGGGCGCGTAAATACATGGTTTACCTGATGGGTACATCGAAGCTGTTCCTGCTCCCGGCCATGGTGCTTACCTACGTGCTGGCCGGTACTCTCGATTTCCATCTCGGCGACATTTCTCAGGGAATTTTCCCCGCAGACGCCGATCCGACACTGGTCACAATCACCTATGTTCTCTACATAGCAGGGTTGGCCAAGGCCGCACTCATGCCGTTCCATAACTGGCTGCCGTCAGCCATGGTCGCAGCGACTCCGGTTTCCGCTCTGCTGCATGCGGTGGCGGTTGTTAAGGCCGGTGTGTTCTCCGTGTCCAGAGTGATACTCTCCGGCTTCGGAGTGGACCTCATGGATAAACTTGGGCTGGGGCTTCCGACAGCATATCTGGCGGCCTTCACCATTGTGGTCGCTTCGCTGATCGCCCTGACCAAGGACGATATCAAGGCGCGGCTGGCCTATTCCACGGTCAGCCAGCTTTCCTATATTATAATAGGTGTTGCCATGCTGACCCCTGACGCTGTTCAGGGAGGGCTGATGCACATCGCCCACCACGCCTTTTCCAAGATCACCCTGTTCTTCGGGGCCGGTTCAATATACGTGGCCACCCATCTCAAGAAAATCAGTCTGATGGACGGGCTCGGACGGCGAATGCCCTGGACTTTCGGTGCGTTTGCCATAGCGACCCTTTCCATGATCGGGGTTCCCCCGGTCTGCGGGTTCGCGACCAAGTGGTATCTGGTCAAAGGGGCCGTAAGTATCGGTCAGTGGTGGCTTCTGGCCGCGCTGCTGGCCAGTACTCTGCTCAACGCCGGATACTTCGGACCGATTGTCTACCGGGCCTTCTTCAAGGCTCCCGCCCCTGATGCGAATCTGGAGCAATACAGCGAGGCTCCGCTGTGCATGGTCATTCCCCTGTGTACCACGGCCCTCATATCGGTCTGGCTGGGACTTTATCCCCAGACTTTCCTGAACTTCATCAACGTGTTCGGTAAATTCTAAGGAGAGTCACCATGAGTAACAAATTCGGAAACTGGTTTGAAACCCAACGCACGGAAAATCTGAAGTTCTGGAAAATCCTGTTTGTGGCTTTTCTGATCGTGCTGGTGGCCCTCAACTTCTTCATTCATCCCCATCACGCGGAGTATCATTATGATATCTATCCGGGGTTCTGGGAGATTTTCGCTCTGGTATCATCCGTGGGCATGGTTTTCCTGATGAAGATCCTTATCCAACCATTTCTCGTAGGTCCGGAGGAAGACGATGACAATTAACGGTTTTCTCCATCCCGCGCTGGCTTTTATAGCACTGGCCGTGGCCCTGCCGTTCTTTCGGGGCAGGCAGTGGAAATGGCTGCTGCTCATTCCGCCGGTGATTGCCATAGTGGTTGTCTTTACCGCGACCATGGGTAATTTCGGGGTTCTTCCCTATCTCGGCAACGTACTTGTACTCGGCAGGGTGGACAAACTTTCGCTGGTCTTTGCCAACGTATTTGCCATCCAGTCGCTGATCGGCATGATCTATGCCCTGCACATGGATGACAAGGCTCACCATGCGGCAGCGGCCCTTTATGTGGCGGGTTCATTCGGCTGCGTTTTTGCCGGCGATTACCTGACCCTGTTCATGTTCTGGGAACTCATGGCCGTGGCTTCGACCTTTCTGGTCTGGCTGCACCGCACGAAGACTTCTTCGGCTGCCGGTTTCCGGTACTTCCTGTTCCACATGCTCGGCGGGCTCTTCCTGCTCGGCGGACTGCTGCTCCGGTATCACGAAACAGGTACTTTCGCCTTTCTGCCTGTGGACCCGCATGCCATGCAGTACTATGACTGGCTGATCCTCACCGGATTCTGCGTCAACGCCGCGGTTGTTCCGCTGCATGCATGGCTTCCGGACGCATATCCCGAAGCCACTGTTCCGGGCGCGGTATTCATGTGCGCATTCACTACCAAGACGGCGGTGTACGTTCTCGCCCGTGGATTTGCCGGGGTCTACTTCCTGGCCGTGGCCGGAACAATCATGGCTGTCTACGGTGTGCTTTACGCGTCCATGGAAAACAACGCCAGACGCATCCTTTCCTACCACATTGTATCGCAGGTCGGTTACATGGTTGCCGGTATCGGTATCGGCACGGCCATGTGCATCAACGGGGCCGTGGCCCATGCCTATGCCCACATTCTCTATAAGGGACTGCTGTTCATGGGTGTTGGAACCGTGCTTTACGCAGTCGGTTCCGCCGATCTTGACCGTCTCGGCGGGCTGGTAGGCAAACTGCCCGTAGTCATGCTTCTGTACATGGTCGGGGCCGTATCCATCTCCGGTATGCCGTTCTTCAACGGATTCATAAGCAAGACCATGACCATTACCGGAGCCGCGGAATCCCATCACACCCTGCTTGCAATCGGACTTGAAATAGCCGCTGTCGGTACGTTCCTTTCGGTCGGCATCAAGCTGCCGTACTTCGCCTTCTGGAATAAGCCGGCGAAGACGGACATCAAGCTGAAGCCGATTCCCAAGAACATGTTCGTCGCCATGGGAATAGCAGCAACTCTCTGCTTCGCTCAGGGCGTTTACCCCGAAATGCTTTACCGGCTGCTGCCTTTCGAAGTTGATTATGTGCCCTACACCAAGTGGCACCTGCTGCAGGCTTCCATGCTGCTGGCATTCACCGGAGCTGGATTCTGGATCATGCGTAAGGTCATCGTGCCGCACCACGGCCGCAACCTTGATTTCGACAAGCTTTACCGTTTTATCGGCAACTCGGGCCTGCGTTTCGTCTGCCGGCCCATTGCCTGGGCGGATTCCATCTGGACCACCGTGTATCGCGTGATCGGTCTGCGCTGGCTCATGGATTCCGCCGCCGGATCATCCTGGTTCGACCGCAAGGGGATAGACACCGTTGTGGACGGCACCGCGTATACGGTGCGTAATATCGGCAGGACGGGAGCGAAGATACAGACCGGACGACTGCAGGACTACCTTGGTCTGGCTGTTGTCATCGCGCTCTGCATCTACGGACTTGTCTGGTACTTTGGATAAACTGGAGACAATGCAATGCAAGAAGTAGCTTATCCTGTTCTGACCGTCCTCGTGTTCTTCCCGCTGCTGGCGGCCTTCGGACTCTTTTTTCTCCGGGGGGAAAACACCGTCAGGATTTACACTCTGGTCGCGTCAGTAATTGAACTCGCGCTTTCTCTCCCGCTGTTTGCAGGATTCAAACTTGATTCCGCCGCCTTCCAGTTCGTCGAAAGAACGGACTGGGTGGCGAAATGGGGAGTAGAATATTATCTCGGCACTGACGGCATCAGCTTTCTCATGGTCGTGTTGACCATTGCCGTGCTGCCGCTGTGTGTACTCTGTTCCTGGACATACATCACCACTCGGGTAAAGGAATTCCATTTCTGCCTGCTCTTTATGACTGCGGCATGCGTGGGCGTCTTTACCTCTCTTGATCTGGTGCTCTTTTATGTGTTCTGGGAAGCCATGCTGGTGCCCATGTATCTGCTCATCGCAGTATGGGGCGGACCGGAAAAACGTTATGCATCCTTAAAGTTCTTTCTCTACACTCT
This window harbors:
- the nuoK gene encoding NADH-quinone oxidoreductase subunit NuoK, which produces MSPLLMYQLVALVLLAIGLYGIVWRKSLVGMLISVELMLNGAGLSIVAASQLTTPGNGAGQIAALFVMGLAAAEATLVLAIIVVVVKRFKTAETDAVSRLKG
- a CDS encoding Na(+)/H(+) antiporter subunit D; translated protein: MTINGFLHPALAFIALAVALPFFRGRQWKWLLLIPPVIAIVVVFTATMGNFGVLPYLGNVLVLGRVDKLSLVFANVFAIQSLIGMIYALHMDDKAHHAAAALYVAGSFGCVFAGDYLTLFMFWELMAVASTFLVWLHRTKTSSAAGFRYFLFHMLGGLFLLGGLLLRYHETGTFAFLPVDPHAMQYYDWLILTGFCVNAAVVPLHAWLPDAYPEATVPGAVFMCAFTTKTAVYVLARGFAGVYFLAVAGTIMAVYGVLYASMENNARRILSYHIVSQVGYMVAGIGIGTAMCINGAVAHAYAHILYKGLLFMGVGTVLYAVGSADLDRLGGLVGKLPVVMLLYMVGAVSISGMPFFNGFISKTMTITGAAESHHTLLAIGLEIAAVGTFLSVGIKLPYFAFWNKPAKTDIKLKPIPKNMFVAMGIAATLCFAQGVYPEMLYRLLPFEVDYVPYTKWHLLQASMLLAFTGAGFWIMRKVIVPHHGRNLDFDKLYRFIGNSGLRFVCRPIAWADSIWTTVYRVIGLRWLMDSAAGSSWFDRKGIDTVVDGTAYTVRNIGRTGAKIQTGRLQDYLGLAVVIALCIYGLVWYFG
- the nuoH gene encoding NADH-quinone oxidoreductase subunit NuoH, whose translation is MSQIPVELVKLLIALVAVAAFVGLNGLVLVYLERKIAGHVQRRPGPYEVGPHGILQPLADAAKLIGKQLFTPTGADKLLFWAAPVLSFLPVLLLFLPIPFGPIATGMEMNLGLLLILAFSGLNVLALCLAGWGSNNKWGILGAARAVAQSVAYEIPLLLSVLAIAFMTGSLNLSTVVEGQGGWPWQWNAFVQPLAFIIYFVSALGETNRAPFDLPEAESELTAGFHTEYSGMGFGMFFLAEYANMIVVCSVAAALFLGGWQGPFFNGSWWFLAKVYVLLVVMIWLRWTYPRVRFDQLLNINWKWLMPLALANLFITAFVVKL
- a CDS encoding monovalent cation/H+ antiporter subunit D family protein, whose amino-acid sequence is MTVSTEFITSSRVLIPICITFVAPFFIWFFRKNINKREAASIWAGILTFISVASMIPDVLAGRIVTYTLFTLFPGVTVSFAADGLAFVFALIASFLWVFATSYNIGYMRTLNEHAQTRYYFCFAVAIFGAEGVAFSGNIFTLYLFYEVISVFTYPLVAHHQDDEAFNGARKYMVYLMGTSKLFLLPAMVLTYVLAGTLDFHLGDISQGIFPADADPTLVTITYVLYIAGLAKAALMPFHNWLPSAMVAATPVSALLHAVAVVKAGVFSVSRVILSGFGVDLMDKLGLGLPTAYLAAFTIVVASLIALTKDDIKARLAYSTVSQLSYIIIGVAMLTPDAVQGGLMHIAHHAFSKITLFFGAGSIYVATHLKKISLMDGLGRRMPWTFGAFAIATLSMIGVPPVCGFATKWYLVKGAVSIGQWWLLAALLASTLLNAGYFGPIVYRAFFKAPAPDANLEQYSEAPLCMVIPLCTTALISVWLGLYPQTFLNFINVFGKF
- a CDS encoding NADH-quinone oxidoreductase subunit J; this encodes MELLAKIAFAVYALLIVGGGCAAVGAHSLIRAMAGLIASLLGVAGMYMLMAAPFMAFMQILIYVGAVCVLIFFAIMLTRADDQGVESGTRRPGKAALSALTFIAPVFVIGVVLAKFQPASVSIPMEIPLKVIGKGLLEDYPVAFELISVVLLAAMSGAVLLTFEKKGGKAQ
- a CDS encoding 4Fe-4S binding protein is translated as MSAMKKVWDNVASLWSLIVGLKVTGKNYMDKQVTLHYPRATVSDAQLEGFRGPLELIGKPKTPDKPKCIACMMCVTACPSKCITVVKAKAPKPTEAELQAMKEAEERGEKVKKPSAPKEPAKFLYDFSLCSLCGSCVENCPVKSLRYSSNVYLTGFSRKDFKMDLLARLADRAGAAKEAAVEPSENSTRKDS